A genomic window from Mycobacterium sp. 050128 includes:
- a CDS encoding MMPL/RND family transporter yields the protein MHGDGGMSTAPPDTRPDAERVKRPRVAKALRALAIPILILWILAAIVTNVFVPSIEVNTAANAEAEVPRDAPSSQAAILQGRAFHESDYTSAAVILFETKGRKLGEQDHQYYNEVVRRLQQDKQHVQSLLNLWGKPVTMSGQQSADAEAATLTVRPTGDLGDASSNHSINAIRDIVAKVPKPSGLNVYVSGPSPLASDTLHAADESLTTLTIVTIILIIVMLLLAYRSITRALIPLAGVLITLATARGVVSFLVGLHVLGISSFATNMVVALVLGVSTDYGIFYLGRYHEARRAGFDKEAAYYTSVANTSHVVMGSGMAISGATLCLSLTKLNYFRTLGPPCFVAMVVAVAGALTLGPALLTLGSKIKYLEAPRPTGPMWRRLGTAIARWPAAVLAIAILVIPLAILNLATYKVSYNDRDFAPTTVESSKGYAASDRHFPKSELSTDVLYVQSDHDMRNTTDMITLDRIAKSLVRLPGIALVQGITRPNGRAIEHASLPYSLGAMGTKLGENIGFLRDRIADIDTLAAKTGAVIESTRRLEDITQELSVGTHISRESAERLKSFSEEARDHLADYDDFSRPMRSYFYWEKHCFDIPICWALRSLLESVDSVDEITNELGNEVHGLTIIDTVTPRIITQIHTLATNLESIRSLTLTLQSTLHAIIPQLDVFINPLVDMAQAFDAAKNDDFFFLPPDALTTPDFKVGMDFFMTPDGRGARTIVYHQGEAMSPEGIKQIKDVSAAAQESIKGTPLSNAKLYVAGAASNYRDVEDFSYNDLIIMMLATLGLVFIIVLVITRALVGSVVVLITVILSFAGSLGLATFVWETLLGIQLHWLTIPISFIVLVGVGCDYNLLLLSRYKEEIGAGFGTGLIRAMAGSGNVVVTAALVLAGTMLALLSSDVVNIGQAGSTICIGLIFDMMIVRLFLVMPLARILGPWFWWPQKIRRSPGLGVAR from the coding sequence ATGCACGGTGACGGCGGCATGAGCACCGCCCCGCCCGACACACGCCCGGACGCCGAACGGGTGAAGCGGCCTCGCGTCGCGAAAGCACTTCGCGCGCTGGCGATTCCGATTCTCATCCTCTGGATACTGGCCGCGATCGTGACGAACGTATTCGTACCGTCCATTGAGGTGAATACCGCGGCCAATGCCGAGGCCGAAGTTCCTCGCGACGCGCCGTCGTCGCAGGCGGCCATCCTGCAAGGAAGGGCATTTCACGAATCGGATTACACCAGTGCCGCCGTCATACTTTTCGAGACCAAGGGCCGCAAGCTCGGTGAACAAGACCATCAGTATTACAACGAGGTGGTCCGCCGGCTCCAGCAAGACAAACAGCACGTGCAGTCGCTGTTGAACCTGTGGGGCAAGCCGGTGACGATGTCGGGGCAGCAGAGCGCCGACGCCGAAGCCGCAACGCTAACAGTGCGCCCGACCGGCGATTTGGGCGATGCCAGCTCGAACCACTCGATCAACGCAATCCGAGACATCGTGGCCAAGGTTCCAAAACCGAGCGGCCTCAATGTCTATGTCAGCGGACCCTCTCCGCTCGCTTCAGATACTCTGCACGCCGCCGACGAGAGCCTGACCACGCTGACGATCGTGACGATCATCTTGATCATCGTGATGCTGCTTCTGGCCTACCGCTCGATTACGCGTGCATTGATACCGCTGGCGGGCGTGCTCATTACGTTGGCGACCGCACGAGGCGTGGTCTCGTTTCTCGTCGGGCTCCACGTGCTTGGGATCTCGTCGTTCGCGACCAATATGGTGGTCGCATTGGTGCTGGGTGTCAGCACGGACTACGGCATCTTTTATCTCGGTCGATACCACGAGGCGCGGCGAGCAGGCTTCGACAAAGAGGCTGCCTACTACACGTCGGTGGCGAACACGTCTCACGTGGTCATGGGATCCGGCATGGCGATCTCGGGTGCGACGCTCTGCCTCAGCCTCACCAAGCTGAATTACTTCCGCACGCTGGGACCGCCCTGCTTTGTCGCGATGGTGGTCGCCGTTGCCGGTGCGCTCACCCTCGGCCCCGCCCTGCTTACCTTGGGCAGCAAGATCAAATACCTAGAGGCACCGCGGCCGACGGGCCCCATGTGGCGCAGGCTGGGGACTGCTATCGCCCGATGGCCGGCGGCGGTGCTGGCGATAGCGATCCTGGTGATCCCGTTGGCGATCTTGAATCTCGCGACCTACAAGGTCAGTTATAACGACCGGGATTTCGCGCCCACCACCGTCGAGTCGAGCAAAGGTTATGCCGCCTCCGACAGACACTTCCCCAAAAGTGAACTGTCCACCGATGTTCTCTACGTGCAATCCGATCACGACATGCGCAACACCACCGACATGATCACCCTGGACCGAATTGCCAAGAGCCTCGTCCGTCTTCCGGGTATCGCGCTGGTGCAAGGCATCACCAGACCCAACGGCCGAGCGATCGAACACGCTTCACTCCCGTATTCCTTGGGTGCCATGGGGACGAAACTCGGCGAAAACATCGGTTTCCTGCGTGATCGCATCGCCGACATCGACACGCTGGCAGCCAAGACGGGAGCCGTGATCGAATCAACCAGGCGATTGGAAGACATCACCCAAGAGTTGAGCGTTGGCACCCACATATCGCGCGAATCCGCCGAGCGGCTAAAGTCTTTCAGCGAGGAAGCCCGAGATCACCTCGCCGATTACGACGACTTCTCCAGGCCCATGCGCAGCTACTTCTACTGGGAGAAACACTGCTTCGACATCCCGATATGCTGGGCACTTCGGTCCCTCCTGGAGTCCGTCGACAGCGTCGACGAGATAACCAACGAGCTCGGGAATGAGGTACACGGCCTCACGATCATCGACACGGTCACCCCGCGGATCATCACCCAGATACACACCCTCGCAACAAATTTAGAGTCAATACGGTCGCTGACGCTCACGCTCCAAAGCACGCTGCATGCGATCATCCCACAGCTGGACGTTTTCATTAACCCCTTGGTCGACATGGCCCAGGCTTTCGATGCCGCAAAGAATGATGACTTTTTCTTCCTGCCGCCCGACGCACTCACCACGCCCGACTTCAAGGTCGGCATGGACTTCTTCATGACCCCCGATGGCAGGGGCGCCCGCACCATCGTCTATCACCAGGGTGAGGCGATGAGCCCGGAGGGAATCAAACAGATCAAGGATGTGTCCGCTGCGGCGCAAGAATCCATCAAGGGCACGCCGCTATCGAACGCGAAGCTATACGTAGCCGGTGCCGCGTCGAACTACCGTGACGTGGAAGACTTCTCGTACAACGACCTGATTATCATGATGCTTGCGACGTTGGGATTGGTGTTCATCATCGTCTTGGTGATCACCCGGGCGCTGGTTGGCTCAGTCGTAGTGCTCATCACCGTAATCCTTTCTTTCGCAGGAAGTTTAGGATTGGCTACCTTTGTGTGGGAGACACTCCTGGGCATACAACTGCACTGGCTGACGATTCCGATTTCCTTCATTGTTCTTGTCGGAGTGGGCTGCGACTACAACCTACTGCTGCTATCGCGCTACAAAGAGGAGATTGGCGCCGGATTCGGGACCGGCCTGATTCGGGCGATGGCGGGCTCCGGAAACGTCGTGGTGACCGCGGCCCTCGTCCTTGCCGGCACGATGCTTGCGCTGCTTTCCAGCGACGTCGTGAACATCGGCCAAGCGGGCTCGACGATCTGTATCGGGTTGATTTTCGACATGATGATCGTGCGTCTTTTCTTGGTGATGCCGCTTGCCCGGATACTCGGTCCGTGGTTCTGGTGGCCCCAAAAGATTCGAAGGAGCCCCGGCCTTGGCGTGGCGCGCTAG
- a CDS encoding QsdR family transcriptional regulator produces the protein MPHAETPLSRMLAEERKPDALTAFRVARRWFTAGRRIEMQELAHELGVNRATLFRWVGGRDDLLGEILWSLAEPALTAAVEASDGNGAQRITGAIGHFAAMLDRADFLREFLRREPERALRILTTRAGPVQGGLVAAIETLLKDEVSQGNLHSRLPLHDLAYLILRIVESFLYAEYITGEEPDIAMAELAVGALLGHHDSDTD, from the coding sequence ATGCCGCATGCCGAAACGCCCCTCTCCCGCATGTTGGCGGAGGAGCGCAAGCCTGATGCCTTGACCGCCTTCCGAGTAGCCCGGCGGTGGTTCACGGCCGGGCGCCGCATCGAAATGCAGGAACTGGCCCATGAACTCGGCGTAAACCGTGCCACCCTGTTTCGCTGGGTCGGCGGGCGCGATGACCTGCTCGGCGAGATTCTGTGGTCGCTGGCTGAGCCGGCGCTTACTGCCGCGGTCGAGGCCTCCGACGGCAACGGGGCGCAGCGCATCACCGGGGCGATCGGCCACTTTGCGGCCATGCTCGACCGAGCCGACTTCCTTCGCGAATTTCTGCGACGAGAGCCGGAACGTGCGCTGAGAATTCTCACCACCCGCGCCGGCCCAGTGCAGGGGGGCCTGGTGGCCGCCATCGAGACCCTACTCAAGGACGAAGTCTCACAGGGCAACCTGCATTCAAGACTTCCGCTGCATGATTTGGCCTACCTCATCCTCCGGATCGTCGAGTCGTTCCTGTACGCCGAATACATCACCGGCGAGGAACCTGATATCGCAATGGCGGAATTAGCGGTCGGGGCACTTCTCGGACACCACGACTCCGATACCGATTGA
- a CDS encoding SDR family NAD(P)-dependent oxidoreductase: MPVLDRFRIDDRVAVVTGASSGLGVAFAQALAEAGAHVALGARRVDRLQQTRARVEAAGGKAVAVPTDVTDPGDCRALVRAALDEFGRVDILVNNAGVGTAVPATRETPDQFRSVIDLNLNGCYWMAQECGRVMQPGSSIINVSSVLGLTTAGLPQAAYASSKAGLIGLTRDLAQQWTGRRGIRVNAIAPGYFASEMTDQFETEYFDSAILPRTLCGRLGEPEELSAALLFLASDASSYITGITLPVEGGMLTT, translated from the coding sequence ATGCCCGTGCTTGACCGCTTTCGTATCGACGACCGGGTGGCCGTCGTCACCGGCGCGTCCAGCGGCCTCGGAGTTGCGTTCGCGCAGGCCCTGGCCGAGGCGGGCGCCCATGTGGCGCTCGGCGCCCGGCGCGTCGACCGGCTGCAGCAGACACGTGCGCGGGTCGAGGCAGCCGGCGGAAAAGCTGTCGCGGTCCCAACGGATGTGACCGACCCCGGCGACTGCCGCGCTTTGGTGCGCGCCGCGCTGGATGAATTTGGGCGGGTGGACATTCTGGTGAACAACGCCGGGGTGGGAACCGCAGTGCCGGCCACTCGCGAGACTCCGGACCAGTTCCGATCGGTCATCGACCTCAATCTCAACGGCTGCTACTGGATGGCCCAGGAATGTGGTCGCGTGATGCAACCGGGCAGCTCGATCATCAACGTCAGCAGCGTGCTGGGCTTGACCACTGCGGGGCTGCCGCAGGCCGCCTATGCGTCGTCCAAAGCGGGGTTGATCGGCCTGACCCGCGACCTTGCCCAGCAATGGACCGGGCGCCGGGGTATCCGCGTAAACGCAATCGCGCCGGGCTATTTCGCATCCGAGATGACCGACCAGTTCGAGACCGAATACTTCGACTCAGCGATCCTGCCGCGCACACTATGCGGGCGTCTCGGTGAGCCCGAAGAACTCAGCGCCGCACTGCTATTCCTCGCCAGCGACGCCAGCAGCTACATCACCGGAATCACGCTGCCCGTCGAAGGCGGAATGCTCACCACGTAA
- a CDS encoding YwaF family protein codes for MCYLIATLAIVTAANLATTPATRQFSAYGPSHLAVLFAFVIGSAALVWVGRRQTESQARHFGRVLGVVIMTIFGVAMVYKLVQPAIAQSVPLQLCDVAELTAAYALWSQRTWAATLVYYWGLPLSSQALITPDLNAADFPSHSFLTFFALHLLVVWAAIYLTWGYGNRPGWRSYRFAVLTTLAWGAFTLVFNTIAGTNYGFLNRKPANASVLDFLGPWPFYVLAEIAIVGVIWALMTWPWERKAGHRAPQEVRKVLI; via the coding sequence ATGTGCTATTTGATTGCAACTTTGGCGATAGTCACGGCGGCAAATTTGGCCACGACTCCCGCGACGCGGCAGTTCTCCGCTTACGGCCCATCACATTTGGCGGTGCTCTTCGCTTTCGTGATCGGGTCCGCCGCGTTGGTGTGGGTTGGGCGCCGGCAGACCGAATCGCAGGCGCGGCACTTCGGTCGCGTCCTGGGTGTTGTGATCATGACGATTTTCGGCGTGGCGATGGTGTACAAACTGGTCCAGCCGGCCATTGCCCAGTCGGTGCCGTTACAACTGTGCGATGTCGCCGAACTCACGGCGGCGTACGCTCTGTGGTCGCAGCGCACATGGGCCGCCACTCTCGTCTATTACTGGGGTCTCCCCCTGAGCTCACAGGCATTGATCACACCGGATCTCAACGCAGCAGACTTCCCTAGCCATAGCTTCCTTACATTCTTTGCGTTGCACCTGCTCGTTGTATGGGCGGCCATCTATCTGACTTGGGGTTACGGGAACCGGCCGGGTTGGCGCAGTTATCGCTTCGCGGTCCTCACGACCCTCGCGTGGGGAGCGTTCACCTTGGTCTTCAACACAATCGCGGGAACCAACTACGGTTTTCTCAACCGGAAACCCGCCAACGCCTCAGTCCTGGACTTTCTAGGGCCCTGGCCGTTCTACGTGCTGGCGGAGATCGCCATTGTTGGCGTGATCTGGGCGCTGATGACCTGGCCATGGGAGCGAAAAGCGGGACACCGAGCA
- a CDS encoding ABC transporter ATP-binding protein encodes MLGLRIDDLVVEYSSGGSAIRPIDGLNLELDAGSLTILLGPSGCGKTTLLSCLGGLLTPTSGRITVGDVVVTGLSRRAMTQYRRRDVGIVFQAFNLVPSLTALENVMVPLRAAGRSRGQARLRAEELLTRVGLRDRMSHRPGDLSGGQQQRVAVARAIALDPPLILADEPTAHLDYLQVEEILRLIRELATGDRMVVVATHDPRLLPMADRVIEMVPTTTLVNRAHETIQLKAGTVLFDQGALSDLIYTVSEGELEMVRQPANGSREVLRIAKSGDYFGEIGPLFGLPRSATVRARTDAVVTGYSVPAFRRQLGADAEQGREPAMD; translated from the coding sequence ATGCTCGGTTTACGCATCGATGACCTCGTCGTCGAATACTCAAGCGGCGGCAGTGCCATCCGCCCGATCGACGGGCTGAACCTTGAACTGGACGCCGGCTCGTTGACCATCCTGCTCGGCCCCAGCGGCTGCGGGAAAACGACACTGCTCTCGTGCCTCGGTGGACTCCTGACACCCACGTCCGGCCGGATCACCGTCGGTGACGTGGTAGTGACCGGGCTGAGCCGCCGCGCGATGACGCAATACCGGCGGCGCGACGTCGGCATCGTGTTCCAGGCGTTCAACCTGGTGCCAAGCTTGACGGCGCTCGAGAACGTTATGGTGCCGCTGCGCGCAGCAGGAAGGTCACGCGGCCAGGCGCGCCTGCGCGCCGAGGAGCTGCTGACCCGTGTCGGGTTGCGGGACAGGATGTCCCATCGACCGGGCGATCTCAGCGGCGGCCAGCAACAACGGGTAGCGGTCGCGCGCGCGATCGCCCTCGATCCGCCGCTGATCCTGGCTGACGAACCGACAGCACATCTCGACTACCTCCAGGTCGAGGAGATACTCCGCCTGATTCGCGAACTTGCGACCGGCGATCGCATGGTCGTCGTGGCCACCCATGACCCTCGGTTACTCCCGATGGCCGACCGTGTGATCGAGATGGTGCCGACGACGACCTTGGTCAACCGCGCCCACGAGACGATTCAGCTCAAGGCGGGAACAGTGCTGTTCGACCAAGGCGCGCTATCCGATCTGATTTACACAGTTTCTGAAGGCGAGCTCGAGATGGTCCGTCAACCGGCGAACGGCAGCCGAGAAGTGCTCCGAATCGCCAAGTCCGGCGACTACTTCGGCGAGATCGGACCGCTGTTCGGCCTACCGCGCTCCGCCACGGTGCGCGCCCGGACCGACGCGGTGGTAACGGGCTACAGCGTCCCCGCTTTCCGCCGGCAGCTCGGCGCCGATGCCGAACAGGGGCGCGAGCCCGCCATGGACTAG
- a CDS encoding ABC transporter permease codes for MLFTALRDMQWRKWRFVIAIIVTGLVFAMTLVLTGLANGFRVEDERTVESLGVDVFLIKSGATGPFLGSAPFPQAELKLVASEPGVVAAAPLTYKGATFKNGDSTHPAAMFGAPSGGPGMPAMSEGRAPSGPDELAVSSTIGRRIGEELEVGSRKLLIVGIVNDSTSLAKTPNLFVTTEGVQQLEFGGQPLISSIGVRGTLSQVPDGYRVVNRAVAVDDLMRPTRIAVQAIRIVAILLWIVAALIVGGVVYLSALERMRDFAVFKAIGVATRSVLAGLVLQAIVVTTLAAAFGAGLARLLAPLFPMNVIEPPAAYPLLAVIAGGVGLLASATAVRRAAAVDPAHAFGGP; via the coding sequence ATGCTTTTCACCGCATTGCGCGACATGCAGTGGCGCAAATGGCGCTTCGTGATCGCGATCATCGTCACCGGGCTGGTATTCGCGATGACGCTCGTCCTCACCGGGCTCGCGAACGGGTTCCGCGTGGAGGATGAGCGCACCGTCGAGTCCCTGGGCGTTGACGTGTTCCTGATCAAATCGGGCGCGACCGGACCCTTCCTGGGTTCCGCACCCTTCCCGCAGGCGGAACTGAAGTTGGTCGCCAGCGAGCCGGGAGTCGTTGCCGCGGCTCCCCTCACGTACAAGGGTGCGACGTTCAAGAACGGCGACTCCACGCACCCGGCTGCCATGTTTGGGGCACCGTCGGGTGGTCCGGGTATGCCGGCGATGTCCGAGGGCAGGGCACCATCAGGCCCCGACGAATTGGCGGTTTCGAGCACGATTGGCCGCCGGATCGGCGAAGAGCTCGAGGTCGGTTCGCGCAAGCTGCTGATCGTCGGCATCGTCAACGATTCCACCTCGCTGGCAAAGACACCCAACCTCTTCGTGACGACCGAGGGGGTTCAACAACTGGAGTTCGGCGGCCAGCCGCTCATCTCATCGATCGGGGTTCGCGGCACGCTCTCGCAGGTTCCCGACGGATACCGGGTTGTCAACCGCGCAGTTGCGGTCGACGACCTGATGCGGCCGACCAGAATCGCGGTCCAGGCGATCAGGATTGTTGCCATTCTGCTGTGGATCGTGGCGGCGTTGATTGTGGGCGGTGTCGTCTATCTGTCCGCGCTGGAGCGCATGCGTGACTTCGCGGTATTCAAGGCGATCGGCGTCGCGACGCGATCGGTACTGGCCGGCCTTGTGCTGCAAGCGATCGTCGTCACCACCCTCGCTGCGGCCTTCGGCGCCGGGCTTGCTCGCTTGCTCGCACCGCTGTTCCCGATGAACGTCATCGAGCCCCCGGCGGCCTACCCACTACTGGCGGTAATCGCCGGCGGGGTCGGTCTGCTGGCCAGCGCCACGGCAGTCCGACGGGCTGCCGCCGTCGATCCCGCACACGCATTTGGAGGTCCCTAA
- a CDS encoding helix-turn-helix transcriptional regulator produces the protein MKANALGDYLRARRQQVRPEDVGLVPGARRRVEGLRREELAMLAGISAEYYLRLEVGRDKNPSQQVIDALAQALRLEPLARQHLQYLAAPTGSDLCHVEAAPAYAFPEVINQFLIPAALVNRYLDVMAANPMARALSPEFTPGQNFLRWRLLDPAARQLYVNWDDATASAVSGLRDLGGRWPEEPRMRALVDELCSASDRFRELWPRADVGYRLGIHHYRHPLVGELYLHRSRLNAPYPGGEHVVMYRAEAGSVSAQALDELRRLSTPAG, from the coding sequence ATGAAAGCCAACGCGCTGGGTGATTACCTGCGCGCCCGGCGCCAGCAGGTGCGGCCCGAGGACGTCGGCCTGGTGCCGGGGGCGCGGCGCCGTGTCGAGGGTTTGCGCCGCGAAGAGCTGGCAATGCTGGCCGGAATCAGTGCCGAGTACTACCTGCGATTGGAAGTGGGCCGCGACAAGAACCCATCGCAGCAGGTTATCGACGCGCTCGCCCAGGCGTTGCGCCTCGAACCCCTGGCCAGGCAGCATCTGCAGTACCTGGCCGCTCCGACCGGGTCAGATCTGTGTCATGTGGAAGCAGCACCGGCCTACGCATTCCCAGAGGTAATCAATCAGTTTTTGATACCGGCCGCCCTGGTCAACAGGTACTTGGATGTCATGGCGGCAAATCCGATGGCGCGCGCGCTGTCGCCTGAGTTCACACCCGGACAGAATTTCCTGCGCTGGCGCCTGCTAGACCCCGCCGCCCGGCAGCTCTATGTCAATTGGGACGACGCAACAGCAAGTGCCGTCTCTGGTTTGCGCGACCTTGGCGGTCGCTGGCCGGAGGAACCTCGCATGCGGGCTCTGGTTGATGAATTATGTTCTGCCAGTGATCGTTTCCGCGAACTATGGCCGCGCGCGGATGTGGGTTACCGCTTGGGTATCCATCACTACCGTCATCCGCTCGTCGGCGAGCTTTATCTGCACCGGAGCAGGTTGAACGCTCCGTATCCAGGGGGTGAGCACGTGGTGATGTATCGCGCCGAGGCGGGCAGCGTCTCGGCGCAGGCACTCGACGAACTCCGGCGCCTGTCGACCCCGGCTGGCTAG
- a CDS encoding WS/DGAT/MGAT family O-acyltransferase, translating into MKQLSGLDATFLYMETPTTFGHVTGLMIFERPSADYDPFAAVYAKYASLVGQIEPLRRRLVEVPFGLDHPYWVTDPKLDLDFHIREIHLAKPGMVDQLADQVSRIVGRPMDRTRPLWEVYVVDGLHSGRWALLTKYHHATIDGAAGQLMLKILTDPDADAPAPGSGPLWVTEPVPSTVELLRRTAVQLARNPFKAMRIQARLVGKVAHAAGVNSVSGAAGQAGAAVKAVARLGRPDGPRIFPTTQAPPTPWNKSITNHRRFAMRTTSLANVKALKNATGGTVNDIVMAICAGGLRQYLLSHDALPERPLRAMVPVSTRTGDEDDPWTNRVSALVAELPTNCADPLERIARCSEAMQNAKRTLDMVPADELVDLTQLSTPVLTTSAVRLASRLRLADRFAQPFNLVISNVPGPRQPMYIAGARLCHQFPVSIVTDGQGLNITVVSYLDRLDFGFIADRDLVPDVWDLADMHIDEIGRLFEASRAEWVQPPRPPHPRHGRVRRDQPDAIC; encoded by the coding sequence GTGAAGCAACTCAGCGGCCTGGACGCGACGTTTCTGTACATGGAGACGCCGACGACCTTCGGGCACGTCACGGGATTGATGATCTTCGAGCGGCCCAGCGCAGACTACGACCCATTCGCGGCTGTCTACGCCAAGTACGCCTCCCTCGTCGGACAGATCGAGCCACTGCGCCGCCGCCTTGTCGAGGTGCCATTCGGGCTGGACCATCCGTACTGGGTAACCGACCCTAAACTCGACCTCGACTTCCATATCAGGGAAATCCATCTGGCCAAACCGGGCATGGTCGATCAACTGGCCGATCAGGTTTCCCGGATTGTCGGTCGCCCCATGGATCGGACGCGTCCGCTGTGGGAGGTCTATGTCGTCGACGGCCTGCACAGCGGACGGTGGGCGCTGCTCACCAAGTATCACCACGCCACCATCGACGGGGCCGCCGGGCAGCTCATGCTGAAGATCCTCACCGATCCCGACGCCGACGCGCCAGCGCCGGGCAGTGGCCCCCTTTGGGTGACCGAGCCTGTGCCGAGCACCGTGGAGCTGTTGCGGCGCACCGCGGTCCAACTTGCTCGAAATCCGTTCAAGGCCATGCGGATTCAAGCACGTCTAGTTGGCAAGGTCGCCCACGCCGCAGGTGTCAACAGCGTCAGCGGCGCGGCCGGGCAGGCCGGGGCAGCGGTCAAGGCCGTCGCCCGGCTCGGTCGCCCCGACGGGCCCCGCATCTTCCCGACGACGCAGGCGCCACCGACCCCGTGGAACAAGTCGATCACAAACCATCGCCGATTCGCGATGCGCACAACATCTTTGGCGAATGTCAAGGCGCTCAAGAACGCCACCGGAGGCACCGTGAATGACATCGTGATGGCAATCTGCGCGGGCGGGCTCCGCCAGTATCTGCTGTCTCATGACGCGCTGCCCGAGCGGCCGCTGCGCGCCATGGTGCCGGTGTCGACCCGCACCGGTGACGAGGACGACCCATGGACCAACCGTGTCTCGGCCCTCGTCGCCGAGTTGCCGACCAATTGTGCCGACCCGCTGGAACGCATCGCCCGATGCAGCGAGGCGATGCAAAACGCGAAGCGCACCCTCGACATGGTGCCGGCCGATGAACTGGTCGACCTGACCCAGCTCTCCACCCCGGTGCTGACCACCTCGGCGGTGCGACTCGCGTCGCGGCTGCGGTTGGCTGATCGTTTCGCACAGCCGTTCAACCTGGTGATCTCCAACGTGCCGGGGCCGCGCCAGCCCATGTATATCGCGGGCGCCCGACTGTGCCATCAGTTCCCGGTGTCAATCGTCACCGACGGACAGGGACTCAATATCACCGTGGTGAGTTACCTCGACAGACTCGATTTCGGCTTCATCGCCGACCGCGACCTGGTGCCCGATGTGTGGGACCTCGCCGACATGCACATCGACGAGATCGGACGGTTGTTCGAAGCCAGTAGGGCGGAATGGGTGCAACCGCCGCGACCGCCTCATCCTCGACACGGGCGGGTGAGACGCGACCAGCCCGACGCCATCTGCTGA
- a CDS encoding MmpS family transport accessory protein gives MDTRRPKRRNIGQIFSKLWLLAVILVVATVVVYGVNMVRRSSDAISNPPATPTIPATIVQINPKNVTYEVFGALGGGGKVTYADLNSRPIEVTLASLPWSHSETTMASSATLSLVAQVDGDSVGCRILVDGQVRDQHSVTHDSAAVACTVTAA, from the coding sequence GTGGATACGAGGCGGCCCAAGCGGCGAAATATCGGCCAAATCTTCAGCAAGCTATGGCTTCTAGCGGTCATCCTCGTTGTTGCCACCGTCGTCGTCTACGGCGTGAACATGGTTCGACGCTCGTCCGACGCGATCAGCAACCCGCCCGCCACACCCACCATTCCCGCGACCATCGTGCAGATCAATCCAAAGAACGTCACCTACGAGGTCTTTGGAGCGCTCGGCGGCGGCGGCAAAGTGACGTACGCGGATCTCAATAGCCGGCCGATCGAAGTCACGCTTGCGTCGCTGCCCTGGTCTCATTCGGAAACGACGATGGCGTCCTCGGCCACGTTGAGTCTTGTCGCACAGGTCGACGGCGATTCGGTGGGTTGTCGGATCCTTGTCGACGGCCAGGTCCGCGATCAGCACTCGGTTACTCACGACTCGGCGGCGGTCGCATGCACGGTGACGGCGGCATGA